From the genome of Phoenix dactylifera cultivar Barhee BC4 chromosome 5, palm_55x_up_171113_PBpolish2nd_filt_p, whole genome shotgun sequence:
TAGAAAGATGTGCCTGCTTTCGGGCGCGGGATCGGGCTGCGGACTCACGGTTCTTGATCATGCGCTTATAGCGGCGGTCGCCGTCAACGACGGGGCCCTCCGGCATCATCCGCTTCTTGGAGCAGAAGGAGAAGAGTCCGGCGGGGGACGGCGGGCTGATGACGGCATCGGAGAAGTAGGAGGGCATAAAAGACCCACCGTGGCCGTTTTTGTTAGCCTGGCCATTGACTCGAGACTCGTTGGAATTGGAGCTGGAGCGAGAATGGGCGTTGACAACGAGAGACCCACCGCCGCTGCCAGCGCCCCCGGAGgctccaccgccgccgccgccgccgccggcaggGTACCGGAGCTCGAGGCCGGACTTGAGGGTGAGGGCAGTGGGGGGCAGCGGGGGCGGCGAGGGAGGCAGGGTGATGTGCTCCGCAGCGGCGGCGGACGCCGGCGAGACGGTGGAGCAGGGACCGGAGAGGAAGTCTTGAAGGATCATGGTCCGAAAGGAAGGAGAGGCAGTGGGGTGGGGCCGGTGAAGTTGgagttggtggtggtggtggtgctggGGATGGGAGTGGGTCGTCTCCAGAAGAGGAGCGAGGGGCGTCTCTTGGTGGAGGGTGGCGAGGGTGATGTCCTTCCACATCTCCTCCATGGTCCTCCTCCTTGGGGTCTGCGAGAGgatggaggaggcggaggaaggAGAAGATCTCGCGGAAGAGGAGGACACTATCCTGCTACTACTCCCATGCCCgcttttgttcttcttcttgttgttaTGCTTGGCATTTTCTGAAGACCACATCAGAGGAAGGGGAAGATGAAGGCTTCTTGTGTGGTTTTTTGGGTGCGATGGAGTGGAGAGAGTCACGGTGACAGACCGAACAAGTGGTGGTGCTTTGGTGACCACTAGATTGATGCTGTGTTCTTCCCACTCCTGTAGACTTTACCTTCTTTCCTCAGAGAAATAATAAAACTATTTCTCGTACCAAGGTGCGCAAGCACACGTGCTTACGCAACTAAATATCCGCTATCCTTCCCACTTAGCAGTATCCATCTGCTGCATTAATCACCATCCTGATGCTACCAGCGTTGGCATAAAAAACGAGCCCACGGTCCGTAGAAATACATGTCAGTAGAGCGAGAGGACTGAGGAGCAATGAGTATGGGGGTGTGTGACATATTGAGCTATTGATTGATGGGTTTAAAGTGATGTGAGgccgagagagagaaaaagaagaagaagaagaagaagaagaaggcgacgGGGTTGGCGAGTAGCTAGGGCCCTCAGGCCGTGAAGAGGCCAGGAGAGAAGAGggaagcaaaaaaaagaaaaaggacggGAGGATGCTCTCTTGGATTTGACTGATCCCTGAGGTGAATTGGTGATAAATAGCTAGAGAGTATATAACAAATATAGAGGAAAAGAGATGGGTGATAAGGTGGTCGTATTCGTACGCTGTAATCTTCTGTGTGTGTACAGTCGACCGTGCCGTCACTGAAAGCgacagaggagaagagagagagagagagagagaggtggagcCGAGAAAGGCGAGAGGGACTCTGATATCTCCATCGTATGTATGATATAATATACGGTCGACACAAGCTTTTCTTGTACATGATATCAGGAAATCTAGCTAGGAGTGGCGTATAGGAAAAGGTTAACACGTCGTATATAGGGAGGTGGTGGCGAGAGAGCGTAACTAGGCTGAGGCCCTTTTGTACGTGGAATGAAACGCGTCGCCAGGTGATAGGTTCGGCTTAACGTGGAGGCCTAGAGCACCTAAGCTAGAGCCGGACGAGAGGTAAGGGCAATGTAAAGACATGGACAAAAAGGAAATGCTGAGAGAGAAGAATTCGAGTTATAGACCTGGTATTTAGTAGCTCGACATTTTTGTTGCTTCCCTTCCCATTTTGGAGAAACCGGCGCCCGCATCCGGAGACATTAGCCCGGAGCACGTGACCTCCTCTCCCAACGTACCCTTCCTATTCTAATAAATCATATCAAAACATTCCACCCCCTCCCTCGGTCTCCTTAAGAACCTTGTCCAATAATTCCATTTCATCACAAGAACCCaagctttatatatatatatatatatatatatagaggtaATAAAATGGTTGGTACACTATATTTAGTATGAATACATTCAATAAAATGGGAAAACAAGATATTATTCAACACAATTGGCCCCAAAAAATTTTAACCCAATCTACTGCACTCTTCTCTTCAACCCAAGCCATTTCAAGTGGACGGCATATGAAAATAGAATAGGTGACATGTATACACTTTTATGGTCTTTTTCTTGTATTGCTCAAGTGGCCAACTTTATCCGGCCTGTAATTTTATTGTCCTCACCAtggaaacttttttttaattgctggattcaagaataaaaaaatttaatgctgCAGTGACCGATTTAATCTCCGGCATTACGAAACTGATGCACCGTTTTGTCTACCGTTCCAGTACTGGAAGCTTCTGAAGACCTATAAACACACAAACTTAATTCAAAGGGATTGCATAACGAAATTTGTTCTCTAACTCCCGTGTTAACCACTAGGTCTAGGTAAGAAACGTGAACGGTGTTTAGATTTTGATCTAAAAGGCTCCCTCAAGAAAGGTAATGTAAGAACGAAAGAAATTGACACAAAGTAGTGCCCGtaactttctttttatttaagtTGCTCCTGCAAATTTTAATAAATCTTGAGTCAGGACTGATGTGATGCATATTAGCTGGCCTATTTAGGTGGAACAACCTGAGTATCCTGCTTCATTTTTAAAACATTGCATATGAAAAACTAATGTAATATAGTTAATATGGTGCATATTTATCGACCTCATCTTGGTATAGGCAAAGGCGCCTTACCTCATATGAAGTGCTAGACATTAGGGCTAGTCGAGGTGTCACCTTGATCGCACCTAGCAATGAAGAAGATCCGTATATCAATCATTTAGTTCATTTAAAGGTAGTTAATGTCCATTAAGAATGTGGCCACAATCTCAACAAACCCACTATGGTCAGTGGATCGACACGGCCAAGATAGTTAATCCATACTTAGGTGCATAACTTGACAACCATTATCGAGTAGTTAAGGCATATTTCGTCAATCTCGGTAACGGATGCCGACCCCTTCTATACGAGAGAATAAATTGAGAATCCTTAGACATGtttatcttctctctctctcaaaaactaTGCCTCTTTCTCAAACCTTCCACTGTTTCTCTAGACTCTAGCTAATGTAAATGTCGAAGGATCCTCCGCTGTTGGACAAACTCTGGCAAATAGACTTCTGTTTCTTATTTTCAGGTTGGCTGGGTGTTATTCAGCCCGAGCTCGATCAAGTTCGATTGCTACAAtaaattcaatcaactcttcaGCCATCTTCCAAGCTTGGAGATTCACTATCAGCCTCAACATCTCACCACGGTCAATTGCCAACCTCATATTTGCCCTGAAAAAGATGTGGTATGCAATGTTTAGCTTCAAATGCTTGTTACAAATGTGCACATGGATTGATACAGCTAAATGGTACAAGGGTCATCCAGCTTGGATAAGTTGAGGTACTGTTCTCACTGTAATCTACTGAAAGCCAAGTCTTGAAACTGTTTACCAGAGTTCCCATAGTTTGGTCTCGGAAAGGACTAGGGAACCAAGATGCTTTACGTTTCCTATATAAACTCTTTGTAGAAGAACTTTTCAGCATACAATGGTAATGATACAGGTAATTGGAAGTGAGATGACCAATTAAATTCAAGAAGTAACAGAAGAGTCCCAGGTCATTTTATCAAAGATAAATTTGAGATCAATTATGAGAATCCACATGATAATTCCATCATTCCAGGTCAAGATAATGTGATTAACATAACTGAAAGTAATGATGATATTATTGCGGTATCATACACACAAGTGCAAGGGGATCAACAATTGCGCCATTAATATGCAAGCCCAATTTAACATTTTGTAAGGAGCATTAACCAATATGAATGCACTTAATTGGATTCTAGGagactagagagagagagagagagcataagCTAATATTTTAAACACTAAACTTAACCCCAATCCCGGTCGCGATCCCGGCGAGATTGCCAAGCAGCAAGATGCTAGGGAAAAGCATCGATTATTTGGTGCATGATATCGATGACCAAGTGCATGCTGGATCCAAGGCCAGCTTGTTTTAGTTCCCCATATCGTGATCGACATCAATATTACTTCTCCATGAACACATGGCAAGCGTgagacggaaaaaaaaaaagaatggaaaagaaaaggttGACCACCAGCAATATAAAGGTTCAGGGTTTAGGGTGCAAAGGTTAGTGGGTTGAAGGAGGGGCAGGGAAAGCTCACCTCGGAGAATTCCATGGCCAGATGCACGACATGGCAAAAAACAATTGGCTCAACATACCTCTAAGCTGGTACATCAGACATGGAGTATAATTTCTCTACAAAAAATTAGTGCAGAAGAAATTATACTGATGTGCCGCCCCAGCGGTATACCCTATATATAGAGCACCTTTAGCTTCGAATGTTGGTTGCTTGGCATTTATAGCTTCATAAATCCATGATAGGAATAGTGCAAGA
Proteins encoded in this window:
- the LOC103700115 gene encoding protein FD-like, producing the protein MWSSENAKHNNKKKNKSGHGSSSRIVSSSSARSSPSSASSILSQTPRRRTMEEMWKDITLATLHQETPLAPLLETTHSHPQHHHHHQLQLHRPHPTASPSFRTMILQDFLSGPCSTVSPASAAAAEHITLPPSPPPLPPTALTLKSGLELRYPAGGGGGGGGASGGAGSGGGSLVVNAHSRSSSNSNESRVNGQANKNGHGGSFMPSYFSDAVISPPSPAGLFSFCSKKRMMPEGPVVDGDRRYKRMIKNRESAARSRARKQAYTNELELEVAHLLEENAKLKKQQEELRMAMADQLPNRNALQRSTSAPF